The following are encoded in a window of Solibacillus sp. FSL R7-0668 genomic DNA:
- the sigH gene encoding RNA polymerase sporulation sigma factor SigH: MVRQFEHLTDEQLVEQVHLGNTDALDFLISKYRLFVKSKARSYFLIGADREDIIQEGMIGLYKAIRDFKEDKLASFRAFAELCITRQIITAIKTATRQKHIPLNSYVSLDKPIYDEESERTLMDIITSPISDDPEYLMINREDYLYLEQKMGEVLSELEQQVLTRYLEGQSYNEISEELNRHVKSIDNALQRVKRKLERHLELKEMT, encoded by the coding sequence ATGGTACGGCAATTTGAACATTTAACAGATGAACAACTTGTAGAGCAGGTGCATCTAGGCAATACAGATGCGTTAGATTTTTTGATTTCTAAATATCGATTATTTGTGAAATCGAAAGCACGGTCTTATTTTCTAATAGGGGCGGACCGAGAAGATATTATTCAAGAAGGCATGATTGGTTTATACAAGGCAATTCGTGATTTTAAAGAGGATAAACTTGCATCGTTTCGCGCATTTGCTGAACTGTGTATTACAAGGCAAATCATTACAGCAATCAAAACAGCTACACGTCAAAAGCATATTCCACTGAATTCCTATGTGTCACTTGACAAGCCGATTTATGATGAAGAATCGGAGCGCACATTAATGGACATTATTACAAGCCCTATTTCAGATGACCCGGAATATTTGATGATTAATCGTGAGGATTATCTTTATTTAGAGCAAAAGATGGGCGAGGTATTGAGTGAGCTCGAACAACAAGTACTAACGCGCTATCTAGAAGGGCAATCCTATAATGAAATTTCAGAAGAATTAAATCGCCATGTCAAATCAATCGACAATGCACTGCAGCGCGTAA